From a region of the Dehalococcoidales bacterium genome:
- a CDS encoding nitronate monooxygenase, producing MSLNKAPRLRIGDLEASIPIVQGGLGVGISLSSLSSTVANEGGIGVIAATGIGMLETDFDKNFKEANKRALQREIRRARELTTGIIGVNILVASSDSYDLLQTAVDEGADLVFLGAGLPLRIPTVLSSDGSRKVTARIVPIVSSARAARVIFQYWERHYNHVPDAVVVEGPLAGGHLGFKKEQITNPDYALEKILPEVIAVTKHYGQYFGKSIPVIAAGGVYTGADIHRFLQSGAQAVQMATRFVATHECDASPEFKEAYVRCKKEDLVIIDSPVGLPGRAIRNGFLEQISSGARIPFKCPWKCLKTCDARSAPYCIGVALTNAKKGDIERGFAFAGANAHRVDKIISVRELIETLQMEYEIAAST from the coding sequence CACCAAGACTGCGGATAGGCGATCTGGAAGCAAGTATCCCGATTGTGCAAGGGGGACTGGGGGTTGGTATTTCCTTATCGAGTCTATCCTCAACCGTTGCCAACGAGGGAGGCATCGGAGTTATTGCCGCCACGGGAATCGGCATGCTTGAGACTGATTTCGACAAGAATTTCAAGGAAGCCAATAAGAGAGCCTTGCAAAGAGAAATAAGAAGGGCAAGGGAACTGACGACGGGCATTATTGGCGTGAACATACTGGTAGCCAGTTCAGATTCTTATGACCTTCTGCAGACCGCGGTGGATGAAGGCGCAGACCTGGTCTTTCTTGGCGCCGGACTTCCGCTGAGGATTCCTACGGTATTGTCTTCGGATGGGTCCAGAAAGGTCACAGCCAGGATTGTTCCAATAGTATCCTCTGCCAGGGCGGCCAGAGTCATATTTCAATACTGGGAGAGGCACTACAATCATGTACCTGATGCGGTGGTGGTTGAGGGCCCATTAGCCGGTGGACACCTTGGATTCAAGAAAGAGCAGATCACTAATCCTGACTATGCCCTGGAGAAGATACTGCCGGAAGTAATCGCGGTGACAAAGCACTATGGGCAATACTTTGGTAAGAGCATTCCGGTAATCGCTGCCGGAGGGGTGTATACAGGTGCCGATATTCACAGGTTCCTTCAATCAGGGGCTCAGGCGGTGCAGATGGCAACCAGGTTCGTGGCAACTCACGAATGCGATGCTTCCCCAGAATTCAAGGAAGCATATGTGAGGTGCAAGAAAGAGGACCTTGTCATAATCGACAGCCCGGTTGGACTACCGGGGAGAGCCATACGGAATGGGTTCCTCGAGCAGATATCATCGGGGGCGAGGATACCATTCAAGTGCCCCTGGAAGTGTCTGAAGACCTGTGATGCAAGGAGTGCGCCGTACTGCATCGGTGTCGCCCTGACCAATGCCAAGAAGGGGGACATTGAAAGAGGATTTGCCTTTGCCGGGGCTAATGCCCACAGGGTAGACAAAATCATCTCCGTTAGAGAGCTTATCGAGACTCTGCAAATGGAATATGAGATTGCGGCATCCACGTGA